One Oncorhynchus keta strain PuntledgeMale-10-30-2019 chromosome 11, Oket_V2, whole genome shotgun sequence DNA window includes the following coding sequences:
- the LOC127933103 gene encoding uncharacterized protein LOC127933103, whose amino-acid sequence MTDHHLKLNLSKTELLFLPGKDCPFHDLAITVDNSIVSSSQSAKNLGVILDNTLSFSTNIKAVSRSCRFMLYNIRRVRPCLTQEAAQVLIQALVISRLDYCNSLLAGLPACAIKPLQLIQNAAARLVFNLPKFSHVTPLLRSLHWLPVEARIRYKTMVLAYGAVRGTAPQYLQALIRPYTQTRALRSSTSGLLASLPLRKYSSRSAQSKLFAALAPQWWNKLPHDARTAESITTFRRHLKPHLFKEYLG is encoded by the coding sequence atgacggatcaccacctcaagctgaacctcagcaagacggagctcctcttcctcccggggaaggactgcccgttccatgatctcgccatcacggttgacaactccattgtgtcctcctcccagagcgctaagaaccttggcgtgatcctggacaacaccctgtcgttctcaactaacatcaaggcggtgtcccgttcctgtaggttcatgctctacaacatccgcagagtacgaccctgcctcacacaggaagcggcgcaggtcctaatccaggcacttgtcatctcccgtcttgattactgcaactcgctgttggctgggctccctgcctgtgccattaaacccctacaactcatccagaacgccgcagcccgtctggtgttcaaccttcccaagttctctcacgtcaccccgctcctccgctctctccactggcttccagttgaagctcgcatccgctacaagaccatggtgcttgcctacggagctgtgaggggaacggcacctcagtacctccaggctctgatcaggccctacacccaaacaagggcactgcgttcatccacctctggcctgctcgcctccctaccactgaggaagtatagttcccgctcagcccagtcaaaactgttcgctgctctggccccccaatggtggaacaaactccctcacgacgccaggacagcggagtcaatcaccaccttccggagacacctgaaaccccacctcttcaaggaatacctaggatag